In a single window of the candidate division WWE3 bacterium genome:
- a CDS encoding glycosyltransferase — MRRLEIDMPVYNEEVDLPKNIPVLYDFCVANLQNYDWSIKIVDNASKDNTWNVVSELSLKYLGKVSGLKLDRKGRGWALRQAWTTSKADYVSYMDIDLSSDLATFPKLLRLLDDGYDMAVGSRNMRESEVIGRTLLREIMSRTYITLVKLMHGTHVSDTQCGFKALRRSAFIKVEPVIENNLWFFDSEMVILFEKVSFKVKDVPIKWVDDRHTTVKIAKDSYEEFSGLTRLLRTKPWKALTTS; from the coding sequence ATGAGGCGACTTGAAATTGACATGCCGGTTTATAACGAAGAAGTAGATTTGCCGAAGAATATTCCGGTTTTATATGATTTTTGCGTTGCTAATTTACAGAATTATGATTGGTCAATTAAGATTGTTGACAATGCTTCCAAAGATAACACTTGGAATGTCGTTTCTGAGTTGTCACTAAAGTATCTCGGGAAAGTAAGCGGTCTTAAACTTGATCGCAAGGGTCGAGGTTGGGCGTTGCGACAAGCGTGGACGACGTCTAAGGCTGACTATGTATCCTACATGGACATTGACTTGTCTTCAGACCTCGCGACTTTTCCGAAACTGCTCCGTCTTTTGGATGACGGGTACGATATGGCTGTCGGGTCCCGAAACATGCGAGAGTCCGAAGTCATCGGTCGAACGCTGCTGCGAGAAATCATGTCACGGACTTACATTACCCTCGTTAAATTAATGCATGGCACGCATGTTTCCGATACCCAGTGTGGTTTTAAGGCCTTACGCCGCAGTGCTTTCATAAAAGTTGAGCCGGTGATTGAAAATAATTTGTGGTTTTTTGATTCGGAAATGGTGATTTTGTTTGAAAAAGTGAGCTTTAAAGTCAAAGATGTTCCGATCAAATGGGTTGATGACCGTCATACTACGGTAAAAATTGCCAAGGACTCTTACGAGGAATTTAGCGGTCTTACGCGTCTTCTTAGAACTAAACCTTGGAAGGCTTTAACAACTTCATAA